A genomic window from Pseudomonas cavernicola includes:
- a CDS encoding uracil-xanthine permease family protein gives MQDEFHDPLWRQVLSGAQMLFVAFGALVLMPLIIGLDPNVALFTAGLGTILFQVVTGRQVPVFLASSFAFITPIILAKGQFGLAETMGGIVAAGFVYTFLGLAVKIKGTGFIDRLLPPVVIGPVIISIGLAMAPIAANMAMGKSGDGTELIPYRTAMLISMPALLTTLIVAVFGRGIFRLVPIISGVLVGFALSFFFGVVDSVAIIAAPWLELPKFTAPAFNWQAILFIVPVALAPAIEHIGGVIAVGSVTGRDYLKKPGLHRTLLGDGIATSVAGLFGGPPNTTYAEVTGAVMLTKNYNPKIMTWAAIFAITLAFIGKFGALLQSIPVPVMGGILCLLFGSIAAVGMNTLIRHKVDLAEARNLVIVSVTLVFGIGGVLIGTGTGPDDFGLKGIALCAIVAIGLNLLLPGNDSWKNKALDEHKL, from the coding sequence ATGCAGGATGAATTCCACGACCCGCTCTGGCGGCAGGTCCTGTCGGGTGCGCAGATGCTCTTCGTCGCCTTCGGCGCGCTGGTCTTGATGCCGCTGATCATCGGCCTCGACCCGAATGTCGCACTGTTCACGGCGGGCCTTGGGACAATCCTGTTCCAAGTCGTCACCGGGCGGCAGGTGCCGGTCTTCCTAGCCTCCAGCTTCGCCTTCATCACCCCGATCATTCTCGCCAAGGGCCAGTTCGGCCTGGCCGAGACCATGGGCGGCATCGTCGCGGCGGGCTTCGTCTATACCTTCCTCGGCCTCGCGGTGAAGATCAAAGGCACCGGCTTTATCGACCGCCTGCTGCCACCGGTCGTCATCGGCCCAGTGATCATCTCCATCGGCCTGGCCATGGCGCCGATCGCCGCCAATATGGCGATGGGTAAAAGTGGTGACGGCACCGAGCTGATCCCTTACCGCACCGCCATGCTGATCTCGATGCCGGCGTTGCTGACCACGCTGATCGTCGCGGTGTTCGGCCGTGGCATCTTCCGCCTGGTGCCGATCATCTCCGGCGTACTGGTCGGTTTCGCGCTGTCGTTCTTCTTCGGCGTGGTCGATAGCGTCGCCATCATCGCGGCGCCCTGGCTGGAGCTGCCGAAGTTCACCGCGCCGGCGTTCAACTGGCAGGCGATTCTATTTATCGTGCCGGTCGCTCTGGCGCCGGCCATCGAACACATCGGCGGGGTGATCGCGGTCGGCAGCGTGACCGGCCGTGATTACCTGAAAAAACCCGGCCTGCACCGCACCCTGCTCGGCGACGGTATCGCCACCTCGGTCGCCGGCCTGTTCGGCGGTCCACCGAACACCACCTACGCCGAGGTGACCGGCGCAGTGATGCTGACCAAGAACTACAACCCGAAAATCATGACCTGGGCGGCGATCTTCGCTATCACCCTGGCCTTTATCGGCAAGTTCGGTGCGCTGCTGCAAAGCATCCCGGTGCCGGTGATGGGCGGCATTCTCTGCCTGCTGTTCGGCTCCATCGCCGCAGTCGGGATGAACACCCTGATCCGCCATAAGGTCGACCTGGCCGAAGCGCGCAATCTGGTGATCGTCTCCGTGACGCTGGTGTTCGGCATTGGCGGTGTATTGATCGGCACCGGCACCGGGCCGGACGACTTCGGCCTGAAAGGCATCGCCCTCTGCGCCATCGTCGCCATCGGCCTCAACCTGCTGTTGCCGGGCAATGACAGCTGGAAGAACAAGGCTCTCGACGAGCACAAGCTCTGA